The Henningerozyma blattae CBS 6284 chromosome 6, complete genome genomic interval TTAAGATTGATGGTTCAATAGTAAATTCAACCATAGTACTATTTCTATCAGTGGGTAGAGTATCTAACGAtaaatgatatttcaaGATATCTACAGAATAGACATTCAAAAATGTAGTACAATGCGCCAAGTTTTCATTTCTCACCAAACTTTTGTTTTTAGCCTTAACACAGGAGATATGACGTCTTGTACgagataattttatatgGAAAGCCTTATATTCATCTGAATTTATGTCGAAATTACAATTAGGCATTATATTCTCGTTAATATTTGCCATGTCAGTATCgttatttgtatttaaattttctaaagacatcgataaattaatgaattttttttgaaagttaaatttgtattaatGTTTAATTTATGACGCCCTAAGATATTGCGGAGAAAGGATATGCTGGATTAGGGAAAAAATGCGACGGTAAAACCAAAGATATAGAAATAGGTttcagttttttttttaaattatattaattggTATCAAAAGCGATAGAATAAATGAAGCAAAACGTGACCTCCTTTATGAATATTTCAGGTTGAAAAGTAAGGCTAAAATGAACTATTAGTCTGttggataaaaaaaagatgtaATATAGTACGACGAAATATAAGATTCCACTAAAATTGGTGCAGATATGCTTGCTTATATTTGATCGTAAACTCAATAATGACTATGTCGACttagtaataaaatatgtCAACGTGTAAGTATTTTACGGTTAAGATATCCGAAGAATGTGTGAAGAATGGTGATACtgaaatgaataaaaatataaaacaaagAGATGAAACACTAACAATAGTAAATCATTGATAAACCTGGCGGTAACGGTTGGTGTGTGGGTGACTGTATGCTCCTTTAGTAGTACAGAAGTTTAAGAGAAACCACTCCACCAACTTACAGCTTAGCTCATCCTTATATATCAAGTGAGTTTGACTTATTGTTCATAAAGTATATATGTAATGTCACTCTGAGTAGTTCAAACTAAAACGATATTCCCCCCCACCTTCAACTTTCCAAGACAGCCCTTgctagaaaaaaaaaatttcataacTCTTGTGTAATACCTTAGttgtaaaattttgaaagaaaacTGCCTAGTACAAGCCTAACGTTATAGTGACCAGACAAGCTACAACTTTCTAGGTTAACGTTAAGAATGCTTCAAATATCCTCGATTGTACAGACAAATATGACCAAGCACTTTTCCTAACCCAAGTTGGCAAGTAGACCCAGTGGAATGATGCTACTGTAACTCGCCCTAAACCGTTTGCCAGCCTGCAGCACCATCCCTCTTGGGTCATTTTGGCAGAGTGTCTTCAAGATAGAAATTTCTGAAATTTGCTCAGGACTTCGATAACTGTTCGATAGACAGATTGTAAGAGGGAGCTACTACCCACTCTCCCAAACAAGCAAAAACGTCATATCCAGGAGTACATGGTCCATGAAAAATTTGTGTTAGGGCGGTATTAAGCCACCAAGTGAGTAATCACATTGGCTTTGAAcatgtaaaaaaaattctctaCATGGAGACAGCccacaaaaaaaaaatttcaacttTTTAACACATGTAATTTTTGCCAAAATTAGATGTCCCGGCACTCTTGCTTTATTAGGCATAGCCGGgttttattttagtttattttttctttttttaattttttaattttttttttctcttcaACTACAGGGAGAAACTAGAAATGTAacaaaatgaagaaaaacGTGACTGGGCTGAACTTTGGAATATGCGGGTAACTTGTTCCCATTGTGTAGTGATGTAATCAAGAAAACTGGAATTAAAATAGAGGTTAAATTTAAAGGGAGCGTACAGcaataccaataataacacAGGTAAGACGAAGTAGTGACTACTGctaccattttttttaactgtATTGGGATACGATCCGATTCTGTAGGGACTCTTTAccgttattattaaatatgcTAAGGGTAAGATCTATAGCTATTCTTCAGAGAAGATTACTATCTCAAGTTTCTTCTACTACAAATCCCACTCATTCTAATGCACCCACTTTAAATGTGGATCAGCCTGCTTCTCAGAGAGATGTACAAGGTAATAATATGAACCGAACTTTGGCACATAAGAGgaataaatatcaatattctCAGACAAGAGATAATACAGATCCAAGATCATCGTTGACAGCCAAATTGAATGAAGATATATTATCTGCTTCAACTATTGATACGCAACGTGCTATTAAATGCTTGAAGGATTGGGCTCAGAAAAATATCTCTCAATCTGACAACTATTATTATCCGTATAGAAACTCGGAATTGGAATTCACTCTAACTGATGTAATTAATCGAATCATTAAAAACAAAGACTCCATTACCAAAACGAGTCCAAATCCGGACGTGgtgaaaaataatgatccATATTTAATCTTAGACTCGTTAAtctctttaaatttagcCACTAAACAACATTTCTATTTGGTTTGGgagaatttattatttgtggataaaaattacaaagatGGGCTGGCATTATGGATTAGATATTTAGAAACCTCTAAAACTAACTCTTATTCATCCAAGAATTCGGATAGTAAAGCTATTAGttttacatttttatcTTATCTATTACAATTGCATTCTGAAAAACTAAATCCAGATTATAACTTTATTAAAGCATACTTGcatctaaataatattacgGAAAATACAACAACTGATGTATCGAGAAAATCTACGAAAAAACTATCTTCCAAAGAAAGCTCAGTggataattatttaacaaataacctgcaaaaaattaaaaatgataaaaatttgcTACCATGGACATCAATTTTCAACATGATAGATGCTCACAAACATAAATTGAATTCACAAGATATCGATTTAAACCGtgtaattcaaaaaatttatcagcaatttgtaattgaagAGGAAGATGTCTATCTAGACTATTTAGATAACATCACCAAATTCCAAACATTAATGAGGCACTATAATTGTTATTTTGCAAGTCTAGACACTGCTAAACCTGAAGTAATTGAACATTACTTTAAATTAGTGATTTATAAATTCCATCGTATGGCTTCTCTTTTCAAGCTATATTCTGTTATTACAAAAGAAGCTAACAATTTACTTACCCCATCCATTAAGAATTGTTTATTATCAGCTATTTCATTGCAAAATTCCAAGGATTCTAAAGATAAATGCTTAGCTATATggaatgatattattgatgTTAAAGATTCAAATGCTTATGTACACTTATTTGAATGCTTCTTACGTTTGAAATTTCCCAAGGAACTTAAACAACTTTATGAAAATGAACTACCAgttgaatttaaatcaatagaTAAATCAGATTCCGATATCATAGCTTTAACAACTAAtcatattaaaaatgatattgacGTCGAAAGAAACAGGAATATTTTCCTCTTAAAGGTCTATTACGAAATTGCAAAATATGAACTTGAAGGAAAATCCGTTGATCTAGATGTTAAGgctttattaaataatgaccTGTcgaattttaaatttttaaatgaacaATTAATCGAGtatcttttattaaaactaaTACTTGTCAAAAAGGgagataaatttattaattttgaacaGTATAAGGAATGCTATAAATTTGCtcaacaaaattattttatttcatcgAATTTACCTATATTCTTTGCCattgatttttattcaaaattaattgaagattcacaaaataaatcatcCACAACTATCTCAAAATCTAACCCAAATACAGCTTCAACTT includes:
- the MSC6 gene encoding Msc6p (similar to Saccharomyces cerevisiae MSC6 (YOR354C); ancestral locus Anc_7.37), which codes for MLRVRSIAILQRRLLSQVSSTTNPTHSNAPTLNVDQPASQRDVQGNNMNRTLAHKRNKYQYSQTRDNTDPRSSLTAKLNEDILSASTIDTQRAIKCLKDWAQKNISQSDNYYYPYRNSELEFTLTDVINRIIKNKDSITKTSPNPDVVKNNDPYLILDSLISLNLATKQHFYLVWENLLFVDKNYKDGLALWIRYLETSKTNSYSSKNSDSKAISFTFLSYLLQLHSEKLNPDYNFIKAYLHLNNITENTTTDVSRKSTKKLSSKESSVDNYLTNNLQKIKNDKNLLPWTSIFNMIDAHKHKLNSQDIDLNRVIQKIYQQFVIEEEDVYLDYLDNITKFQTLMRHYNCYFASLDTAKPEVIEHYFKLVIYKFHRMASLFKLYSVITKEANNLLTPSIKNCLLSAISLQNSKDSKDKCLAIWNDIIDVKDSNAYVHLFECFLRLKFPKELKQLYENELPVEFKSIDKSDSDIIALTTNHIKNDIDVERNRNIFLLKVYYEIAKYELEGKSVDLDVKALLNNDLSNFKFLNEQLIEYLLLKLILVKKGDKFINFEQYKECYKFAQQNYFISSNLPIFFAIDFYSKLIEDSQNKSSTTISKSNPNTASTLKSLYPSTFKLLNNYDNYGLLFSNLKRVSDAGNRIKYLEPLCNILLQCLNSKSNTDNSFPLPFKYPLLYALRELLLSDYITLVLRSNISKDPGNFNNLMDTLKYYYYLFEDKNSGLKPDILNKIIKLLAIANFKPASSHYKFVIDFIQLLYTSKFKPRSSYWTTLSTNLLGKDTYYKEMANFHSSKTATEAKSNDIIHNVEDTTSKEDLNEAHNGNVRETKAL